A single window of Desulfuromonas sp. TF DNA harbors:
- a CDS encoding NAD(P)H-dependent oxidoreductase, translated as MANLLYVTCNVRPQDRSRTLSLGYEFLEEYLRWNPQDEVQFLDLYRDSIQRIDQDVFSAWERSECGQNYSLLSEEERRKMSRIWRLADQFGRCDKYVFVTHSFNLWFPAEFKMYIDTISVPGFTYHLTPQGAQGILPVRSRKSLHLHADLPFIFGQEQDMSVAYLRSMLSFLGVADQETVLLKGDDPEQGPKEEDGAARHRLLTLARGF; from the coding sequence ATGGCCAACCTGCTCTACGTCACCTGCAATGTCAGACCTCAGGACAGATCGCGCACCCTTTCGCTCGGCTATGAGTTCCTGGAGGAGTACCTTCGCTGGAACCCACAGGACGAGGTGCAGTTTCTCGACCTGTACCGCGACAGCATTCAGCGCATCGACCAGGACGTGTTCAGTGCTTGGGAACGAAGCGAGTGCGGCCAGAACTACTCTCTCCTTTCGGAAGAAGAGCGACGCAAGATGAGTCGGATCTGGCGTCTCGCCGACCAATTCGGCAGGTGCGACAAATACGTCTTCGTCACGCACAGCTTCAACCTCTGGTTCCCGGCCGAGTTCAAGATGTACATCGATACAATATCGGTTCCCGGGTTTACTTATCATCTGACGCCACAGGGGGCGCAGGGAATTCTTCCCGTCCGGAGCAGGAAATCACTGCATCTGCACGCAGACCTGCCCTTCATCTTTGGACAGGAGCAGGACATGAGCGTTGCCTACTTGCGGTCAATGCTCAGTTTCCTGGGCGTTGCTGATCAGGAAACGGTGCTCCTTAAGGGAGACGATCCGGAACAAGG